DNA from Nerophis lumbriciformis linkage group LG39, RoL_Nlum_v2.1, whole genome shotgun sequence:
CGGCTGAAATTTTCCAAACTTGCTTGGAAAAAAAACGTGATTACCAAgtagaccttgccaaaagactcAGGTGTTCTTAGCTTGGAGCTGTGCCTTGTTAGGCCTCGGAGGGGGGTGTGAATGCGTCACGACGCGTGCTTCTGTCAAAGCGATCCCGCCCCGCCCTGCCCGGAACCTTCTTTTTGTCAGCGGCGCGGAAGGCAGATGGTTGTTTGTTGATACGTCAACTCACTACAAAAAGACTCACCACGAAAACAGCACCGATCACAGTGATTGCTTTATTACAAAACCAGACACAAGTCTACGGGTGAAAAAGCTTTTTGTTGTGATGTTTCAGCTGTGATGACAAAACACTGATTGCGGTCCACTTACAATACGTGGCGTTTATGCTACTTCAAAAAGCACACCAAGACAAAGGATATCGACGATACCAGTCGCTACGGCTCTGCTTGATGAAAAAGTGACAGGAGAAATGGAAAggcataaatatacacacactgtacacacaAAGACATGTCTGAGCATGAAGACGGTGGAAGGCGACAGGTGGAAGAAGAAGAGAGAGACTGTTGTGTGGGAGAGGTGTCGACTTGTTTGTTTGGATCATGTCTCTCTTCCACCAATCATCTTCATCAAGCCGCAGACGTGATTCACGGAATGTCCGAAAGCTTCCGCTGTTCATTTGCTTGCGCTCCTCCAGCGCGTGCAACTTGTGCAGCCATGACCTTCCTCCTCTTTCAATAATAACAGGACAATAAagaatgtgtgtataagtgtgtgtgtgtgtgtgtgtgtgtggtgtatttGTGacgggaatgtcagagaatgagGTTGCCTTGGAGACGGTGAAATACAAAATGGAGACCTAAGACATACTCTCCTATTTATTCTTTGTCCTCCTCATCCATTTTATCCTCTAACTTCGCACTCCATCTGCTTCATCCCTTTATTGTTTGTGTGCGCCACCTTGAAGTTCTGCCTGACCCGTTTCCATATTTCATCATCCCGACCTAAGCCCCTcgctctacaccagtggttctccatTCTGCTCACTCCTTGGGGAACTGAATTATGTTCAAGCCTTCCTTCCCCCGAATTTAAATACTCTTTAGAATCTGATAAAACAGGTTTATCTGGTAACAATTATTTTTCATCTATGATAAAGTCATCCTGCCtctcacaccccccccccccccctgaatgCAAATACTGTTAATAATCTGAGgacatttatttattcaggaTAAAGTCCTCCTTGCTCTCCCACCCGCCCAAATATAAATACTATTGACAATCtggtaacatttatttattttttataaagtcccattgcctctcacgcccccccccccccccccccccccccatgattTAATTACTATTTAGAATCGGATAACATGTATTTATTCATGACAAAGTCCccctgcctctcacgcccccaaaTTTAAAGACTATTAGGAATCTGTTCACATTTATTTATTCTCATTATTCTCCCTGCCACCCCCCCATGTATTTTGAATTCTATTGACAATTTGAAAACATTAATTTATTTATGATTAATTCCCTCTGCCTCtcacacccccccaccccaaatTTAAATACTATTGAGAATCTGAAAACATGAAGTTATGCATGATAAAATCTCCCTGCCTCTCACAACCCCTGAATTTAAATACTATTGACGATCtgataacatgtatttatttttgatcaaGTCGCACTGCCTCTCACGCACCCCAACCCCATTATTTAAATACTATTTAGAATCGgataacatgtatttttttatgacaaagtccctctgcctctcacgcccccagaATTGAAATATTATTAGGAATCTGATAACATGTATTTATTCATGACAAAGTCCccctgcctctcacgcccccagaATTGAAATATTATTAGGAATCTGATAACATGTATTTATTCATGACAAAGTCCccctgcctctcacgcccccagaATTTAAATACTATTAGGAATCTGATAACATGTATTTATTCATGACAAAGTCCccctgcctctcacgcccccaaaTTTAAAGACTATTAGGAATgtgttaacatttatttattctcATTATTCTCCCTGCCACCCCCGCATGAATTTTTAATTCTATTGACAATTTGAAAACATTAATTTATTTATGATTAATTCCCTCTGCCTCTCACACCCCCTCACCCCAAATTTAAATACTATTGAGAATCTGAAAACATTAAGTTATGTATGATAAAATCTCCTTGCCTCTCACACCCCCTGAATTTAAATACTATTGACAATCTGATAACATGTATTCAATTTTGATCAAGTCGCACTGCCCCTCACGCACCCCAACCCCATGATTAAAATACTATTTAGAATCGGATAACATGTATTGTTTTATGACAAAGTCCCTCTGCCTCTCACACCCCCAGAATTTAAATATTATTAGGAATCTGATAACATGTATTTATTCATGACAAAGTCccctgcctctcacgcccccaaaTTTAAAGACTATTAGGAATctgttaacatttatttattgtcattattCTCCCTGCCACCCCCCCATGTATTTTGAATTCTATTGACAATTTGAAAACATTAATTTATTTATGATTAATTCCCTCTGCCTCTCACACCCCCTCACCCCAAATTTAAATACTATTGAGAATCTGAAAACATGAAGTTATGCATGATAAAATCTCCTTGCCTCTCACACCCCCTGAATTTAAATACTATTGACAATCTGATAACATGTATTCATTTTTGATCAAGTCGCACTGCCTCTCACGCACCCCAACCCCATGATTAAAATACTATTTAGAATCGGATAACATGTATTGTTTTATGACAAAGTCCctctgcctctcacgcccccagaATTTAAATATTATTAGGAATCTGATAACATGTATTTATTCATGACAAAGTCCccctgcctctcacgcccccagaATTTAAATACTATTAGGAATCTGATAACATGTATTTATTCATGACAAAGTCCccctgcctctcacgcccccaaaTTTAAAGACTATTTGGAATctgttaacatttatttattctcATTATTCTCCCTGTCACCCCCGCATGAATTTTTAATTCTATTGAGAATTTGaaaacattcatttatttatgattAATTCCCTCTGCCTCTCACACACCCCCACCTCAAATTTAAATACTATTGAGAATCTGAAAACATGAAGTTATGCATGATAAAATCTCCTTGCCTCTCACACCCCCTGAATTTAAATACTATTGACAATCTGATAACATGTATTCATTTTTGATCAAGTCGCACTGCCTCTCACGCACCCCAACCCCATGATTAAAATACTATTTAGAATCGGATAACATGTATTGTTTTATGACAAAGTCCctctgcctctcacgcccccagaATTTAAATATTATTAGGAATCTGATAACATGTATTTATTCATGACAAAGTCCccctgcctctcacgcccccagaATTTAAATACTATTAGGAATCTGATAACATGTATTTATTCATGACAAAGTCCccctgcctctcacgcccccaaaTTTAAAGACTATTTGGAATctgttaacatttatttattctcATTATTCTCCCTGTCACCCCCGCATGAATTTTTAATTCTATTGAGAATTTGaaaacattcatttatttatgattAATTCCCTCTGCCTCtcacacccccccacctcaaatTTAAATACTATTGAGAATCTGAAAACATGAAGTTATGTATGATAAAATCTCCCTGCCTCTCACACCCCCTGAATTTAAATACTATTGACAATCTGAAAACATGTATTCATTTTTGATCAAGTCACACTGCCTCTCACGCACCCCAACCCCATTATTTAAATACTATTTAGAATCGgataacatgtatttttttatgacaaagtccctctgcctctcacgcccccagaATTTAAATATTATTAGGAATCTGATAACATGTATTTATTCATGACAAAGTCCccctgcctctcacgcccccagaATTTAAATACTATTAGGAATCTGATAACATGTATTTATTCATGACAAAGTCCCCCTACCTCTCACGCCCCCAAATTTAAAGACTATTTGGAATctgttaacatttatttattctcATTATTCTCCCTGCCACCCCCCGCATGAATTTTTAATTCTATTGAGAATTTGaaaacattcatttatttatgattAATTCCCTCTGCCTCTCACACACCCCCACCCCAAATTTAAATACTATTGAGAATCTGAAAACATGAAGTTGTTTATGATAAATTCTCCTTGCCTCTCATACCCCCATAACCTTCAATACAATTGAGAATTTGataacattcatttatttatgaaaaaGTCCCCATGCCTCTCACACCCCCTGAATTTAATGAGAACCAGAGAACAAAAAAATCAACCCCCCCCCTTTCGAATATAAACAATCTGGTAACATTTACTTATTTAGGCTAAAGTCGCCTGGCTTCTCACGCCCCCTGAAATGAAATACTATTGAAAATATAAGAAAACGTATTTATGCCTCTCACAACCCCCAAATATAAATAGTATTGACAATCTGATAACCTTTACTTATTTTTGATCAATTCAcactgcctctcacgcccccatgAACTTAAATGTTATTAAGAATCTGataacattcatttatttatgataGTCGCCCTGCCTCTGACACCCCCTGAATTTAAATACTATTGAGAATAtaagaaaatgtatttatttattataaattccTCATGCCTCTCACAACCCCCAAATATAAATAGTATTGACAATCTGATAACGTTTAATTATTTTTGATCAAGTCAtactgcctctcacgcccccccacaaACTTAAATAATATTAAGAATCTGATAACATTCATTATTAAAGATAGAGCCCCCAATGCCTCTCACACCCCAGAATATAAATAGTATTGTCAATCTgataacaattatttatttttgatcaagTCGcactgcctctcacgcccccccacgAACTTAAATAATATTAAGAATCTGATAACATTCATTATTTAAGATAGAGCCCCCAATGCCTCTCACACCCCGGAATATAAATAGTATTGACAATCTGATAacgattatttatttttgatcaagTTGCACTGCCTCTCACACCCCCTGAATTCAAATACTATTGAGAATATaagaaaatttatttatttatgatcaATTCCTCATGCCTCTCACAACCCCCAAATATAAATAGCATTGACAATCTGATaacgtttatttatttttgatcaagTCACACTGACTCTCACACACCCAAAATTAAATGCAATTGACAATATAAGAACCTGTATTTGTTTATGATAAATCCCTCATGCCTCTCACAACCCCCAAATATAAATAGTATTGACAATCTGATcacgtttatttatttttgataaagtcgccctgcctctcacgcccccctccccccatgtatttaaatacaattaAGAATCTGATAACGTTAATTTACTTATGATAAAATCGCCCTGGCTCTCACGCCCCCTGAATTTAAATACTATGGAGAATAtaagaaaatgtatttatttatgatcaATTCCTCATGCCTCTCACAACCCCCAAATATAAATAGCATTGACAATCtgataatgtttatttatttttgatcaagTCAcactgcctctcacgcccccccacaaACTTAAATAATATTAAGAATCTGataacattcatttatttatgataGTCGCCCTGCCTCTGACACCCCCTGAATTTAAATACTATTGAGAATATAagaaaatctatttatttattataaattccTCATGCCTCTCACAACCCCCAAATATAAATAGTATTGACAATCTGATAACGTTTAATTATTTTTGATCAAGTCAtactgcctctcacgcccccccacaaACTTAAATAATATTAAGAATCTGATAACATTCATTATTAAAGATAGAGCCCCCAATGCCTCTCACACCCCAGAATATAAATAGTATTGTCAATCTgataacaattatttatttttgatcaagTCGcactgcctctcacgcccccccacgAACTTAAATAATATTAAGAATCTGATAACATTCATTATTTAAGATAGAGCCCCCAATGCCTCTCACACCCCGGAATATAAATAGTATTGACAATCTGATAACggttatttatttttgatcaagTTGCACTGCCTCTCACACCCCCTGAATTCAAATACTATTGAGAATATAagagaatgtatttatttatgataaATTCCTCATGCCTCTCACAACCCCCAAATATAAATAGCATTGACAATCtgataacatttatttatttttgatcaagTCACACTGACTCTCACGCACCCGAAATTAAATGCAATTGAGAATATAAGAACCTGTATTTGTTTATGATAAATCCCTCATGCCTCTCACAACCCCCAAATATAAATAGTATTGACAATCTGATcacgtttatttatttttgatcaagTCGccctgcctctcacgcccccctcccccccatgtatttaaatacaattaAGAATCTGATAACGTTAATTTACTTATGATAAAATCGCCCTGGCTCTCACGCCCCCTGAATTTAAATACTATGGAGAATAtaagaaaatgtatttatttatgatcaATTCCTCATGCCTCTCACAACCCCCAAATATAAATAGCATTGACAATCtgataatgtttatttatttttgatcaagTCAcactgcctctcacgcccccccacaaACTTAAATAATATTAAGAATCTGATAACATTCATTATTTAAGATAGAGCCCCCAATGCCTCTCACACCCCGGAATTTAAATACTATTGAGAATCTGATAACATTTATTGATTCATGATAAAGTCCCTCTGTCagtataattgtatctaagttatcacaaaattttgtgtttcaatgagttcccggcgagcagacaaaagctctctttgatcctaccaatcaaaaggcttgtaaaactccactgtgtaggatggggagcgacatgagggtgtcggtttctttgtattgtaatccacaggaagattttgttttGACCTGAGacctacaaagcgaagaggaagcaggacctgaccccccccccccctccaggcaccttttctttgaactgttttacgaccttttctttggactgttttgtaaccaaaggcgacggctgtttacgacccccctcccttagaaacagctgttgccatgtaatcagggaaagtcataataaaagaggaggcgtacaatctttcgtcagagcgtgggacgacactgtaccaGTGTCtaggcgtttctcctcaattgagctaaattgaattctgtccctgtttaattccttgcttcttgtcttgtttaatagatgtcatcagtgtttgaacctgacacccccTTTCTCTCTCCCCCTCGACACGCCATGCCTCAGGCGTCCATATATACGCAGCAGATCTAGGTCAGCTGAAGGCCGGGCAAACACAAGAAGATGAAGTGTAAACAAAGCGTGCAGGGAGAAGCAGATTGACACCGCCTGCCAGGGATGAATAAATAATGATTTGTGTGTTTCAAACACCTCTGTCCAAGTATGGCAGATTAGAAAAGAGGAAGAGGGCGGGGCAAACGTCCAGGAAGTGGATAAAAGGCTCACTGCAGGATTTCCGTGGAGACGCTGCGAGCGTATCTGGCCGAGCGCAGTCTGAGTTCATGGTAACATTGCACAAAGCTGTGGTAGATGAAGGTGATGGGCAGGGCGAGCAGGACGATGCCGCTCACCACGCACATCCCCCCCAGGACCCGCCCCCCGACGGTCACCGGGTACACGTCCCCGTACCCCACCGTCGTCATGGAGATGATGACCCACCAGGCGGCGGCCGGGATGCTGGCGAAATCCTGGTTCTGCATGCCCAAATCCAGGCCGTGCTCCAGCAGCTGCGCCAGGGCGCTGTATATCGCCATGGCGACGAAGACAAACACCATCAGCATCACCATCTCCCGGTAGCAGCGCCGCAGCGTCAGCCCCAGCGTCTGCAGGCCCAGGAAGTGGCGGGCCAGCTTCATCAGCCAGAAGACCCGCATCATCCGAAGCACGCGCAGGATGACGCCCGCCACCCCCAGCCCGGCGCCCGGCATCCCCGCCCGGGCCATCGCCATGGTGACGTAGTACGGGGTGATGGCGATCACGTCGATGATGTTGAGCGGCCGGCGGAGGAAGTCCCACTTGTTCCGCGCCACCAGGAAGCGCACGGTGCACTCCGCCGTGAACCAGCCGATGCACACGGCCTCCACTATCCTGCGGAGGAGAGACGAGGGCAGGctgtcaacaggaagtgagagaCGGGTTACATAAGAGCCGGACAATCAGTCGCGCTAATCATGTGACACGAGACATCCAGCGCGAATGACGTCGCACGGCAGGGGGTTGCGGCGCTGATGACTCCAATGATTATCGCCGCGAAAGGCAATCAAAATTGAATTAGAGGCAGGCAAAGAAAAGAGCAAAGAACGGAGACAAACACGCCAAAGGAGCTCGGCAACAGGAAGTATAAATAAAGCACTGTACCTGACCACATCCAAACAGCAGCTTTAGCCAGCCTTATATGGAGGAGAGCAGCAGCGGGGGCTCCAGGAAGTAGACCAAGACCAAatagtatctttttttttttccatccccCCACGCATTCCTCAAGGGACTTCTTTGCACACGTGCACAATCGCCGTCACGCAGGAGGAGAGGCCATCTGATAGATTaggggttcccaaactttttgactcgggggggctgcattgagttaaaaaaatcgggcggggggccgggctgtgtatatatatatatatgttaggtcaggaaaaaacacagaggctatttcaaccctacaagcctgtttcgcaggtttccttgctcttcaggggattttattatactatatacagtatataataaaatcccctgaagagcggagactatttcatccctacaagcctgtttcataggtttccctgctcctcaggggattttattatactattttttattttaccatccccattgtttacctgtatctcgcCGTTTTTGTAAGggacgccggaagttggcagacccgtcagcgatcctgttctgtctccctgtaatgtttgatcctgttctgtctccctgtaatgtttgtctgatctgggattgtgctgaaaattttaatttcccctcgggattaatagagtatttctgattctgattctgattctgatattataTATAGgtttccctgaagagcagggaaacctgcaaaacaggcttctagggatgaaatagcctctgtgttttttcctgaaatAACGTATTTTC
Protein-coding regions in this window:
- the kcng3 gene encoding voltage-gated potassium channel regulatory subunit KCNG3, yielding MKFGKSICVLNVGGTRYAFTRDVIRDFPLRRVSRLHACASEKEVLELCDDYDRDRNEFFFDRHAQAFVFIMLYVRSGKLRFLPGVCELSFYSEMLYWGLESAHLDSCCQKRLDDRLSEIGLDGLSEEDAGVSGEEAGAEAVARAALTGRAKWMERTRRAFEEPSSSVGAQLLASVSVIFVIVSMVMLCASTLPDWDTAKRNTVEEHRIVEAVCIGWFTAECTVRFLVARNKWDFLRRPLNIIDVIAITPYYVTMAMARAGMPGAGLGVAGVILRVLRMMRVFWLMKLARHFLGLQTLGLTLRRCYREMVMLMVFVFVAMAIYSALAQLLEHGLDLGMQNQDFASIPAAAWWVIISMTTVGYGDVYPVTVGGRVLGGMCVVSGIVLLALPITFIYHSFVQCYHELRLRSARYARSVSTEILQ